The DNA sequence CTAGGCATGATCAGCCCGGCCGAAGTCGATTACAACCTCGCCTATTTTCAGGCCGCGGCGACAGCCCGGGTCGACCTGCCGCCGCCGACGGTGGCGGAAAAAGCCTTTTGCATCGTGAATTTTCTCTGCCGTAACTGCGGCAGCTGCATCAAGGCCTGTCCCAATCTCGCGATTGCCAGACCGGATCCGGAAGGGAAACCGCAAATCAACCCGGCGCGCTGTCTGCGCTGCGGGTATTGCGTGGGCTACTGTCCTCAGTTCGCGATTCGCCTATGTTAATGCGCCGGACGGCAAACCGCGAAACCAATTGTCCCCGAAAGCCAGGCCCGGCTTTCGGCTTGCAGATAATCTCTATAGCTCACAACAACATAAGCTGTTGTGAGCTAAGGCGGGGATAAGCCCCCCGCACAAACCCAAGCGGCCTCTACGGCCCGTAAACCAGTACCCGCATCAGTTCATTGACTTGTTTTTTGAAACCGCAAAGGACTTATGAGGGATTTTAAAGAGGCATCTCAATGCTTAAAGTCGCGGTTCTGGCCGGAGACGGCATCGGCCCGGAGATCATGCGTCAGGCCCTGAAGGTTCTGCGGGCGGCGCAGGCAAGCTTCTCTTTTGCGCTGGACTACGGCTTCGCCGAGGTCGGCGGTTGCGCCATCGACAGCCAGGGCACGGCTCTGCCGGCGGCGACCCTGCAACTCTGCGAGGAAAGCGACGCCATTCTCTTCGGCTCGGTCGGCGGTCCGCAGTGGGAACATCTGCCGCCGGAAACCCAGCCGGAACGGGCCGCGCTGCTCCCCTTGCGCAAACATTTCGACCTGTTCTGCAATTTTCGCCCGGCCCGAGTCTACCCTTCACTGACCGATGCCTGTCCCTTAAAACCGGAAATCGTCAAAAACGGCTTTGACATTCTCTGTGTCCGCGAGCTGACCGGGGGGATCTATTTCGGCCGACCCAAAGGCCGGGAAGGCCACGGTCGGGAAGAAAAAGCCTTTGACACCATGGTCTACAGCCGGAGGGAAATCGAGCGTATCGCCCATCTCGCCTTCGCCGCGGCCCGGCAAAGACGCGGCAAGGTCACCTCCATCGACAAGGCCAACGTTCTGACGACCATGGTTTTATGGCGGGAAGTCGTCAACGAGGTCGCCGCGGCCTACCCCGAGATCACCCTCAATCATCTCTATATCGACAACGCCGCCATGCAGCTGATTCGTGACCCCCATCAGTTTGACGTCATGCTCTGCGGCAACATGTTCGGCGACATCATCTCCGACGAGGTCGCTATGCTGACCGGCTCCATGGGGCTACTCGCCTCGGCCAGCCTGAACCAGCATAACTTCGGCCTCTACGAACCGGCCGGCGGCTCGGCCCCGGATATCGCGGGTCGGGGCATCGCCAATCCGATCGCCCAGATTCTCTCGGCGGCCATGATGCTGCGCCACAGTTTTTCCCTGCCCCAGGCCGCCGCCGCCATTGACCAGGCTGTGACCGACACCCTGGCCGACGGAATTCTGACCCGCGATCTGGCCGGCGACCATCACCCGGCGGTCGATACCGAGACCATGGGCGATGCCATTTGCGCCCGTCTGGTCGCCCGCGCCTGAACCTTGCCCAGTGGAACGGGCCGCGCGCAACACCGGATTTGCCGTTAGCCTGGTGTTTGATGCGCCTTGATTTTCTTGAGCGACTCGATCAAGCGGCCGGCCTCTGGTTTACTGCAGGCGGTAAGCTCGGCGCGATGGTAATACTTCCTTTTGAAAGTTCCGCCAGTGAGCGTCGCTCCAACCCAGTTTCGCAACCAGATGCAGAATGTAGAGCTTCTGCCGCAGGGTCAGGCCTTCGTCATTGAGTCGATAGTGGCGACTGCGGGTAAAGGCATGCATCAGGCGGCGAAAGCCGGCTTCGTCCAGCTCCCGAGCCGAAGTCACCCCACAGTGTTCTTCCAGAAAAGCGCGATACTCCTCCTCGGCCAGCCCCAGTTCCCGCTTAACGATATGAATTACCGCCAGCTTTTTATGATCAAGCATCAGAATTTTTTCAGAACCTCAGCGCCGGGGTGAAAAAGGGCGCGTGATTTGAGCTGAAAAAAGGCGGGTCGCGCCGCAGAATCGGCGCGATCGCCGGATGGCGTCTGAACTCACCGTCCAGGAAAGCGCGCACGGCCTGACGCCCCCAGCCCAGCGGATGAACGAAATCACCGTACAGAGAAAGATCGCCGGCGTAGAAATCCCGCACCTCCAGGGCAAGGCTTTCACGACTGTACAGGGGCAGATTGAAAATCGCCAGATTAAGAAAGCTGATCCAAGGTGCGTGCCGTACCGTAAACTCCAGCGTCTTGCGGGCCGCCGCTGAATTTTCGCCGGGCGTACCGAACAACAGATAAACATAAGTTGCGATTCCGGCCTGCCCGAGATTGCGCAGAACCCTGGCAATCCGCTCAACACCGATCCCCTTGCCCATCGTCTGTAAAACCCCGTCATCCCCCGATTCAACGCCCAGTTTCAGCATGACGCAACCCGCCCGCCGCAAGCCGTGACAAAAATCGGGCTCGCTCAACTCCGCGTCAACCCGGGCAAAACCATACCAGGGCAGTCCCGGCGGCTCCCGAATCAGGGCGCGCAACCGGGCCGGACTCAAGGCATTATCAAGCAAATGCAGCAGGGCAAAAGAGCCGTCCCGCGCGAAAGCCGCCAGATCCCCCAACACCGCTGCCGAAGGCCGGGGACAATAAGGATGGCCCTCGGCTTTTTCCGGGCAGAAGGAGCAGCGGTTCCAGTAGCAGCCGGAAGAGGCGGCATAGGGCAGAATCCGACCGCAGGCCAGATAGGGCAACGCCGAGAAATCATCATAATCGGGCCGGGCCCAGACTTTCGTCCCCGGCCCGGCCGGCAAAAAAGCGGCGGCACCAGCTTTGACCGGCGAAACCTTCTCCGCTTGCGAAAACGCGGTCCGTGAGGCCGGCCGCAGCAGGGCGAGCAGGGGTTCTTCTCCCGGCCCCGCAATCAGATGATCGATCAGGCCGGAAAAAGGATTGCGCCAGCCGGGCCGGCTGGCCCAGGAAGTGATCAGGCCCCCGCCGACCACCAGGGGCAGCTCGGGCCATCGCTGCCGGCAAAAGCCGATCATGGCGAACACCGGCAAAGCCTGGCTTAAGAAATTAAGCGAGAAACCAATCACGGGAGCCTGATTTTCCTCGACCAGAGCGGCCAGCCTGAGCTTGAAAAAAGGATAATAGATATTG is a window from the Pseudomonadota bacterium genome containing:
- a CDS encoding radical SAM protein — encoded protein: MVFSLADEPLYRNLDRYKRALADVNRVLERAGQTRGLTLSLANYQARELSPLRSADLKQAAENFSANIYYPFFKLRLAALVEENQAPVIGFSLNFLSQALPVFAMIGFCRQRWPELPLVVGGGLITSWASRPGWRNPFSGLIDHLIAGPGEEPLLALLRPASRTAFSQAEKVSPVKAGAAAFLPAGPGTKVWARPDYDDFSALPYLACGRILPYAASSGCYWNRCSFCPEKAEGHPYCPRPSAAVLGDLAAFARDGSFALLHLLDNALSPARLRALIREPPGLPWYGFARVDAELSEPDFCHGLRRAGCVMLKLGVESGDDGVLQTMGKGIGVERIARVLRNLGQAGIATYVYLLFGTPGENSAAARKTLEFTVRHAPWISFLNLAIFNLPLYSRESLALEVRDFYAGDLSLYGDFVHPLGWGRQAVRAFLDGEFRRHPAIAPILRRDPPFFSSNHAPFFTPALRF
- a CDS encoding DUF1018 domain-containing protein, translating into MLDHKKLAVIHIVKRELGLAEEEYRAFLEEHCGVTSARELDEAGFRRLMHAFTRSRHYRLNDEGLTLRQKLYILHLVAKLGWSDAHWRNFQKEVLPSRRAYRLQ
- the leuB gene encoding 3-isopropylmalate dehydrogenase; its protein translation is MLKVAVLAGDGIGPEIMRQALKVLRAAQASFSFALDYGFAEVGGCAIDSQGTALPAATLQLCEESDAILFGSVGGPQWEHLPPETQPERAALLPLRKHFDLFCNFRPARVYPSLTDACPLKPEIVKNGFDILCVRELTGGIYFGRPKGREGHGREEKAFDTMVYSRREIERIAHLAFAAARQRRGKVTSIDKANVLTTMVLWREVVNEVAAAYPEITLNHLYIDNAAMQLIRDPHQFDVMLCGNMFGDIISDEVAMLTGSMGLLASASLNQHNFGLYEPAGGSAPDIAGRGIANPIAQILSAAMMLRHSFSLPQAAAAIDQAVTDTLADGILTRDLAGDHHPAVDTETMGDAICARLVARA